A part of Desulfomicrobium baculatum DSM 4028 genomic DNA contains:
- the dnaB gene encoding replicative DNA helicase, protein MQPKKPQSKFGQRLGTKIQPEEALQKASSDLLRRVPPHNTEAEQAVLGGVFLRNDIFHTLVDTINDEDFYSPVHRIIYQAFQELYRRREPVDLVTVAEYLQTKGQLDEVGGTVYLASLAESVASASNAVFHAQIVRDKSVRRRLIQTSSEILTSCFEAGEQTESLLDQAEQQIFSIAESKGKPVFMSSKDLVQRVFEQLEARAGQGELVTGVPTGYTDFDQMTAGLQKSDLIILAARPSMGKTALALNMGMRAAIQHDVPVAVFSLEMSMDQLMMRLLGCHGRVDLSRLRSGYLNDEDWSRLYQSAEDLSRAPIYIDDTPALSTMEIRARSRRLKAEKGVGLIIVDYLQLMRSSHKSDSREQEISDISRNLKALAKELEVPVIALSQLNRKVEERSDKRPMISDLRESGAIEQDADVIVFIYRDAAYNKAEDNPNKNIAEIIIGKQRNGPVGAIRLGYFGQYTVFENLTEVGLPSEDGGAY, encoded by the coding sequence ATGCAACCGAAGAAGCCGCAGAGTAAGTTCGGGCAGCGCCTCGGAACTAAAATCCAACCAGAGGAGGCCTTGCAAAAGGCCTCTTCTGATTTGTTGCGCAGAGTCCCCCCTCATAACACCGAAGCCGAACAGGCGGTGCTGGGCGGGGTTTTCCTGCGCAACGATATTTTTCATACCCTGGTCGATACGATCAACGACGAGGATTTCTACTCGCCGGTGCATCGCATCATCTATCAGGCCTTCCAGGAACTGTACCGCCGCCGCGAGCCCGTGGACCTGGTCACCGTGGCCGAATATCTGCAGACCAAGGGGCAGCTCGACGAGGTCGGCGGCACGGTTTACCTGGCCTCCCTGGCCGAATCCGTGGCTTCGGCGTCCAATGCCGTCTTTCACGCTCAGATCGTGCGTGACAAGTCCGTGCGCCGCAGGCTCATTCAGACCTCCTCCGAGATCCTGACCAGCTGCTTTGAAGCCGGCGAGCAGACGGAATCCCTGCTGGACCAGGCCGAGCAGCAGATTTTCTCCATTGCCGAATCCAAGGGCAAACCCGTCTTCATGAGCAGCAAGGATCTGGTCCAGCGGGTCTTCGAACAGTTGGAGGCGCGGGCAGGGCAGGGCGAACTGGTCACGGGTGTGCCCACGGGCTACACGGATTTCGATCAGATGACCGCCGGACTGCAAAAGTCCGACCTGATCATTCTCGCGGCCCGTCCGTCCATGGGCAAGACCGCTCTGGCGCTGAACATGGGCATGCGCGCGGCCATTCAGCACGATGTGCCCGTGGCGGTCTTTTCCCTTGAGATGTCCATGGACCAGCTCATGATGCGTCTTCTGGGCTGTCACGGCCGGGTGGACCTGAGCCGCCTGCGCAGCGGGTATCTGAACGACGAGGACTGGAGCAGGCTCTATCAGTCCGCCGAGGACCTTTCCAGGGCACCCATCTACATCGACGACACTCCGGCTCTCTCAACCATGGAAATACGGGCCCGCAGCAGGCGCCTCAAGGCCGAGAAGGGCGTGGGGCTCATTATCGTCGACTATCTGCAGCTCATGCGCTCCTCCCACAAGAGCGATTCCCGCGAACAGGAAATTTCGGATATCTCGCGTAATTTGAAAGCCCTGGCCAAGGAGCTTGAAGTGCCGGTCATCGCCCTGTCGCAGCTCAACCGCAAGGTCGAGGAGCGCTCCGACAAGCGGCCCATGATCTCGGATTTGCGCGAATCGGGCGCCATCGAACAGGACGCCGACGTCATCGTCTTCATCTATCGTGATGCGGCCTACAACAAGGCCGAGGACAATCCGAACAAGAATATCGCCGAGATCATCATCGGCAAGCAGCGTAACGGTCCTGTCGGAGCCATCCGTCTGGGTTATTTCGGCCAGTACACCGTATTCGAGAATCTTACGGAAGTAGGTCTACCGTCCGAGGACGGCGGCGCGTACTGA
- a CDS encoding phenylacetate--CoA ligase family protein gives MKAYCPEEFFSRSELDKVQKTRLATTLERAARSDFYGRRFAEMGIRPEAITSAADVARLPFTTKDDLRSAYPARMLTRPVSDMVRLHASSGTTGSATVIYYTRNDIDSWADLMARCMHMVGIRAEDTFQNMSGYGLFTGGLGIHYGAERLGCLTIPAGAGNSKRQLKLLEDFQVSVIHIIPSYALHLGTVKDEMGYTPDRLNLRVALIGAEPHTAAIRKRIEEVYGIKAYNSYGLSEMNGPGVAFECLEQSGMHIWEDAYLAEIVDPETGEQLPDGEIGELVITTLCREGMPLIRYRTKDLTRFIPGDCACGRTHRRLDRIMGRADDMIILKGVNIYPMQVEQVLMSIPEVGQNYLIVLERDGYLDQMRVKVEVKEEYFVEDMRELKSLQSRISSRLRDEILITARIDLVEQNSLPKSEGKAQRVLDLRE, from the coding sequence ATGAAAGCCTATTGCCCGGAAGAATTTTTTTCGCGCAGCGAATTGGACAAGGTTCAGAAGACGCGACTTGCAACCACTCTCGAACGCGCGGCCCGGTCCGACTTTTATGGCCGCCGTTTCGCCGAAATGGGAATACGCCCGGAGGCGATCACTTCCGCCGCGGACGTTGCCAGGCTCCCCTTCACCACCAAGGACGACCTGCGCAGCGCCTATCCCGCGCGCATGCTGACCCGGCCCGTCTCCGACATGGTCCGCCTGCACGCATCCTCCGGAACCACGGGATCGGCCACCGTCATCTACTACACCAGAAACGACATCGATTCCTGGGCCGATCTCATGGCCCGCTGCATGCACATGGTCGGGATCAGGGCCGAGGATACTTTCCAGAACATGTCCGGTTACGGACTCTTCACCGGAGGGCTTGGCATCCATTACGGCGCCGAGCGTCTGGGCTGCCTGACCATCCCGGCCGGGGCGGGCAATTCCAAGCGCCAGCTCAAGCTCCTGGAAGATTTTCAAGTCTCCGTCATTCATATCATCCCGTCCTATGCCCTGCATCTGGGCACGGTCAAAGACGAGATGGGCTATACTCCCGATCGTCTGAACCTGCGCGTGGCCCTCATCGGCGCGGAGCCTCACACCGCTGCCATCCGCAAGCGCATCGAGGAAGTCTACGGGATCAAGGCCTACAACTCCTACGGACTGTCCGAGATGAACGGGCCGGGCGTGGCCTTCGAGTGCCTGGAGCAAAGCGGCATGCATATCTGGGAGGACGCCTACCTGGCCGAGATCGTCGATCCTGAGACGGGCGAGCAGTTGCCGGACGGCGAAATCGGCGAGCTGGTCATCACCACGCTCTGCCGCGAAGGCATGCCGCTCATCCGCTACCGCACCAAGGACCTGACCCGCTTCATCCCCGGGGATTGCGCCTGCGGGCGCACGCATCGCCGCCTGGATCGCATCATGGGCCGCGCCGACGACATGATCATCTTGAAAGGGGTGAACATCTACCCCATGCAGGTCGAGCAGGTGCTGATGAGCATTCCGGAAGTCGGACAGAACTACCTGATCGTGCTGGAGCGCGACGGCTATCTGGATCAGATGCGCGTCAAGGTGGAGGTCAAGGAAGAGTATTTCGTGGAAGACATGCGCGAGCTCAAGAGCCTGCAGAGTCGCATCAGCTCCAGGCTGCGCGACGAGATCCTCATCACCGCGCGCATCGATCTGGTGGAGCAGAATTCCCTGCCCAAGTCGGAAGGCAAGGCGCAACGGGTGCTTGATCTGCGCGAGTAG
- the rpsR gene encoding 30S ribosomal protein S18 → MSFKKKFAPRRKYCRFCENPEILLDYKHPEVLNDFVTDRGKIIASRITGTCAKHQRALTREVKRARQMALMFYTATHSTDVLKKSRV, encoded by the coding sequence ATGTCCTTTAAGAAGAAATTCGCACCCCGGAGAAAGTACTGCCGTTTCTGCGAGAATCCCGAGATCCTGCTTGATTACAAGCACCCGGAAGTCCTGAACGATTTCGTGACCGATCGCGGCAAGATCATTGCCAGCCGTATCACCGGCACCTGCGCCAAGCACCAGCGGGCTCTCACCCGTGAAGTCAAGCGCGCCCGCCAGATGGCTCTGATGTTCTACACGGCTACCCACAGCACCGACGTGCTCAAAAAATCTAGAGTCTAG
- a CDS encoding ATP-binding protein, with amino-acid sequence MSETAQHFSTPQLEDIFQSVLSDIQNHRLLNCVIGFPKSGKTFFLNRLASAQNAHTLSITASSGQTLSQTINEKLSPEKENKAALTQLLREKKHVILFVDNSHLLTDADFAFLGGLFSLTRHLSTVLQVVLVGNGEIVHRLARPENRPIYNMLGAIWTLPKLNREQSLAYIRFLLDGAGLDTDLIGNPEAVAKRAAGVIGILRMLTMTLALKALHSDHSCDAEEALNFKSNCPETEKKPDEAMPTQNMASGNSLMAGVILALIMAGIIAIFLFFFSWLMPEARLGDMFSAITGSARQEIVEPAPVSPAPPQNVQAASGSVHWQSVAKTVFRKRTTDGPYSLQLGAYPTMESLLLHLPRFMDQKQPLFWNHDQGDGRFSLFVGRFESFEQAGKFAEQNNLADTPVVFRPFVATVGPLTDQQQINRASMSLGLPEQLDIFERELVNGVEIQFALERSRDDALAHCTRAEQKGLSCAVTQYE; translated from the coding sequence ATGTCCGAAACTGCGCAGCACTTCAGTACTCCGCAGCTTGAAGATATTTTTCAATCTGTCTTGAGCGACATACAAAACCATCGTCTGCTGAATTGTGTGATCGGATTTCCAAAATCAGGCAAGACATTTTTTCTGAACCGCCTTGCGTCAGCCCAGAATGCCCATACATTAAGCATCACCGCATCATCCGGTCAGACACTTTCCCAAACAATAAATGAGAAATTGTCACCCGAGAAGGAAAATAAAGCGGCTTTGACCCAACTGCTTCGCGAGAAGAAGCACGTTATTCTCTTCGTCGACAATTCCCATCTGCTTACGGATGCGGATTTCGCATTCCTGGGTGGCCTCTTCAGCCTGACAAGGCACCTCTCGACAGTGCTGCAGGTCGTCCTGGTCGGAAACGGCGAAATCGTGCACAGGCTGGCCAGGCCCGAAAACAGGCCCATCTACAACATGCTCGGAGCCATCTGGACTCTCCCCAAGCTGAACCGCGAACAATCCCTGGCCTACATCCGCTTTCTTCTTGACGGCGCCGGACTGGACACAGACCTCATCGGCAATCCCGAGGCAGTGGCCAAACGCGCTGCGGGAGTGATTGGCATCCTGCGCATGCTGACCATGACCCTGGCCTTGAAGGCCCTGCATTCGGATCACTCCTGCGACGCGGAAGAGGCCCTGAATTTCAAAAGCAACTGCCCGGAAACAGAGAAAAAACCGGACGAGGCCATGCCGACCCAGAATATGGCATCCGGAAATTCCTTGATGGCAGGCGTGATCCTGGCTCTGATCATGGCGGGAATCATTGCGATATTCCTGTTCTTTTTTTCCTGGCTCATGCCGGAAGCGCGCCTGGGAGACATGTTCTCGGCCATCACCGGCAGTGCTCGGCAGGAGATAGTCGAGCCAGCCCCAGTCAGCCCCGCTCCCCCACAAAACGTCCAGGCGGCGTCCGGCTCCGTGCACTGGCAGAGCGTGGCCAAGACCGTTTTTCGCAAGCGCACGACGGACGGCCCCTATTCGCTCCAGCTCGGAGCGTATCCGACCATGGAATCCCTGCTGTTGCATCTGCCGCGTTTCATGGACCAGAAGCAGCCCCTGTTCTGGAATCACGATCAGGGCGATGGGCGCTTCTCGCTTTTCGTGGGGCGCTTCGAAAGTTTCGAACAGGCCGGGAAATTCGCGGAACAAAACAACCTGGCCGATACGCCGGTGGTCTTCAGACCCTTTGTGGCCACGGTGGGCCCACTCACGGATCAGCAGCAGATCAACCGCGCAAGCATGAGCCTCGGACTGCCCGAGCAGCTGGACATTTTCGAGCGCGAATTGGTCAACGGAGTCGAGATCCAGTTCGCCCTGGAACGATCCCGCGATGACGCCCTGGCGCATTGCACCCGCGCCGAACAAAAAGGGCTCTCCTGCGCCGTCACGCAATATGAATGA
- the rplI gene encoding 50S ribosomal protein L9, which yields MKVILRADVDNLGRLGDIVAVRPGYGRNYLLPQGLASMASPGNLKVFEQERRKLQAMNDAVKAEAAALAAKIEAAKVVIEVRVGDGDKLYGSVTSSQIGTILEEQGVEVDRRKIQLDDGIRALGEYVLDVKLHPEVVAKLTVNVVKHGRQEQVNEPEPQADATEEAAE from the coding sequence ATGAAGGTCATTTTGAGAGCAGACGTGGATAATCTGGGACGACTGGGCGACATCGTCGCGGTCCGTCCCGGTTATGGCAGAAATTATCTGTTGCCTCAGGGTCTTGCTTCCATGGCAAGTCCCGGCAACTTGAAGGTCTTTGAACAGGAACGCCGCAAGCTGCAGGCCATGAACGACGCCGTCAAGGCCGAGGCCGCCGCTTTGGCCGCCAAGATCGAGGCTGCCAAGGTCGTGATCGAAGTGCGCGTGGGCGATGGCGACAAGCTTTACGGCTCCGTCACTTCTTCCCAGATCGGCACGATCCTGGAAGAGCAGGGAGTGGAAGTGGATCGCCGCAAGATTCAGCTCGATGACGGCATCCGCGCCCTGGGCGAATACGTCCTCGATGTGAAGCTGCATCCCGAGGTCGTGGCCAAGCTGACCGTGAATGTGGTCAAGCATGGTCGTCAGGAACAGGTGAACGAACCCGAACCGCAGGCCGATGCAACCGAAGAAGCCGCAGAGTAA
- the rpsF gene encoding 30S ribosomal protein S6 produces MTRYEELILLSPELGVEECREIVNNFSAIVEREGGTVLKVDDWGVKDTAYPVRKFNRGRYVRMEMNMPGKAVAELERNVRITDGVFKFITVRLAETPAAATEEA; encoded by the coding sequence ATGACAAGGTACGAGGAATTGATCCTGCTCAGCCCTGAGCTGGGTGTGGAAGAATGCCGCGAAATCGTGAACAACTTCAGCGCCATTGTCGAGCGCGAGGGCGGCACCGTTCTCAAGGTCGACGACTGGGGCGTCAAGGATACGGCATATCCGGTGCGCAAGTTCAATCGTGGCCGGTACGTCCGCATGGAAATGAACATGCCTGGCAAGGCTGTCGCGGAATTGGAACGCAATGTCCGCATCACCGATGGCGTGTTCAAGTTCATTACCGTCAGACTCGCCGAGACCCCTGCTGCGGCAACCGAGGAGGCATAA
- a CDS encoding ATP-binding protein, with protein MMRIILLLLLLVPPLPLLAAPPNVLVLHSYHPGLSWTDTLNTGIRETFRAEMPEALLWVEYLDTKRNTDTSYLSLQAALLRHKLAESTFNLIITTDNDALDFVLKYRDDIFRGAPVVFCGVNDFAPEQLRGQKDITGLAENPAFAETMLAALALNPGTKEFVVIGADQAITDLLTDRSLRALEQQFPAIRFTYWNNLDARELRTRLQELGPGQIILIHGVMRNEEGVLVDYRGKNLFLSTHAGVPIYGFWDFEMGTGCVGGKMVQGQTEGERVARLAMKVLGGADPGAIPVNTQTPSRYIFDYIQLQRFGISEKALPKDSLVLNQPARFYQIDKRYIWTATAGVAVLLAALAMLVSAIRRRQEAQAVLRRHKEQLEEAVRARTEHLRTANDELEREVHERIRAEGDLRKARASLEIEVDRRTRDLRFEIEQRRLAEAHIRDREAKARALINAPTETLLLMDQAGIILDINETGASRLGRNRESLYGLSLYALLPETRAERFRQAVDNVFSTGEVRSINEYGEERDLDLRFYPVFDDGGQVTRVAVFMADVTGARRMARQIMLLDKINSLGRMAAGIAHEIRNPLTGIHGYLYAMDEICDELPAEPASVLRTTIAKIRKAAGKMESVIRRVLDFSKPGTPQLELLDLAVPVQEGLSLMLPTLRKAGITVDTEFSPVPAILGDRMQLEQAVINIVDNAARAVRNNAGAKNIALRIVCEEDRLSLRIADNGPGITPADRERIFDPFYTTASDGTGIGLSIVQRIVADHSGTIHVGESPAGGAEFRLEFPRPATEHK; from the coding sequence ATGATGCGCATCATTCTTCTCCTCCTGCTGCTCGTGCCGCCCCTGCCCCTTCTGGCCGCCCCGCCGAACGTGCTCGTCCTGCATTCCTATCATCCTGGCCTGTCCTGGACCGACACGCTCAACACGGGCATCCGCGAAACCTTTCGCGCCGAGATGCCTGAGGCCTTGCTGTGGGTTGAATACCTGGACACAAAGCGCAACACCGACACGTCCTATCTCTCCCTGCAGGCCGCGCTCCTGCGGCACAAGCTGGCCGAGAGCACCTTCAACCTGATCATAACCACGGACAACGATGCCCTGGATTTCGTGCTTAAGTACCGGGACGACATTTTTCGCGGCGCGCCCGTCGTCTTTTGCGGCGTCAACGATTTTGCGCCCGAACAATTGCGAGGCCAGAAAGACATCACCGGCCTTGCCGAAAACCCGGCCTTTGCCGAAACCATGCTCGCGGCCCTCGCCCTGAACCCCGGCACAAAAGAGTTCGTGGTCATCGGCGCGGACCAGGCCATCACCGACCTGCTCACCGACCGCTCCCTGCGCGCCCTGGAACAGCAGTTTCCGGCCATCCGCTTCACCTACTGGAACAACCTTGACGCGCGGGAACTGCGCACCCGTCTCCAAGAATTGGGCCCCGGCCAGATCATCCTCATCCACGGGGTCATGCGCAACGAGGAAGGGGTGCTGGTCGATTATCGCGGCAAGAATCTCTTCCTCTCCACCCACGCCGGGGTGCCCATCTACGGATTCTGGGATTTCGAGATGGGCACGGGCTGCGTCGGCGGCAAGATGGTGCAGGGGCAGACCGAAGGCGAGCGCGTGGCCAGGTTGGCCATGAAAGTCCTCGGCGGAGCCGACCCGGGCGCCATCCCCGTGAACACGCAGACCCCGTCGCGCTACATTTTCGACTACATCCAGCTGCAGCGCTTCGGCATCAGCGAAAAGGCCCTGCCAAAGGACAGCCTGGTTCTCAACCAGCCCGCGCGTTTCTATCAGATCGACAAGCGTTACATCTGGACCGCCACGGCGGGCGTGGCCGTGCTGCTGGCCGCCCTGGCCATGCTGGTCAGCGCCATCCGTCGCCGCCAGGAGGCGCAAGCCGTGCTGCGCCGTCACAAGGAGCAGCTCGAAGAGGCGGTCCGCGCCCGCACCGAGCATCTGCGAACAGCCAACGACGAACTCGAACGCGAGGTCCACGAACGCATCCGGGCCGAGGGAGACCTGCGCAAGGCGCGGGCCAGCCTGGAAATCGAGGTCGACCGGCGCACCCGCGACCTGCGATTCGAGATTGAGCAGCGCCGTCTGGCCGAGGCCCATATCCGCGACCGCGAAGCCAAGGCCAGGGCCCTCATCAACGCCCCCACCGAGACCCTGCTGCTCATGGATCAGGCCGGGATCATCCTCGACATCAACGAAACCGGAGCCTCGCGCCTGGGCAGAAACCGCGAGTCGCTCTACGGACTGTCCCTCTACGCCCTGCTGCCTGAAACGCGCGCCGAGCGCTTCCGCCAGGCAGTGGACAACGTATTCTCCACCGGCGAAGTCCGGTCCATCAACGAATACGGTGAGGAGCGCGATCTGGACCTGCGCTTCTATCCCGTTTTCGACGACGGAGGCCAGGTCACGCGCGTGGCCGTGTTCATGGCCGACGTCACGGGAGCCAGGCGCATGGCCCGGCAGATCATGCTCCTCGACAAGATCAATTCACTGGGCCGCATGGCTGCCGGCATCGCCCACGAGATCCGCAACCCGCTGACGGGCATCCACGGCTATCTCTACGCCATGGACGAGATCTGCGACGAACTGCCCGCCGAACCGGCCTCCGTGCTGCGCACAACCATCGCCAAGATCCGCAAGGCTGCGGGCAAGATGGAGTCCGTCATCCGCAGGGTGCTCGATTTTTCCAAGCCCGGCACGCCGCAGCTCGAACTCCTCGATCTGGCCGTCCCCGTGCAAGAGGGCCTCAGCCTCATGCTTCCGACCCTGCGCAAGGCCGGAATCACCGTGGACACGGAGTTCTCCCCTGTTCCGGCCATCCTCGGAGACCGCATGCAGCTTGAGCAGGCCGTCATCAATATCGTGGACAACGCGGCCCGGGCGGTGCGCAACAATGCCGGGGCAAAAAACATCGCCCTGCGCATCGTCTGCGAAGAAGACCGGCTGAGCCTGCGCATCGCGGACAACGGGCCAGGCATCACCCCGGCCGACCGGGAACGCATTTTCGACCCCTTCTACACCACCGCAAGCGACGGCACGGGCATCGGCCTGTCCATCGTGCAGCGCATCGTCGCCGACCACAGCGGCACCATCCATGTGGGCGAAAGCCCTGCGGGCGGCGCGGAGTTCAGGCTCGAATTCCCCCGGCCCGCCACGGAGCACAAATGA